The following DNA comes from Methanomassiliicoccales archaeon LGM-DZ1.
CCCGTCCCTGCCCCATCTGTCGATGTACCGGTTCCCAATCGACCTTCTCCCGTTGAAGATCAGACCGTCCTCCGTCATGTCCCGGTCAAAGAAAACCTCGGAATCGTATTCCGAATCTGCTATGCACCCTGGAGTCCCGTCTTCGAACAGAATGGATCCGCTCGGCGAATGCTCCTCTCTGAACGCACGGTCTGCTGGATCCCCCGGTCCTCCGTCATTTCGATACGGAGCCTGTAAAGGGCCCGTCTCGTTTCATTCTTGCTGGATGCCTGACGAAGCACTCACGGAAACAGGGAGCGCTGTCTGCTGAGATCCCCCCAGCGGTCGCCCGAACCGCTGCCGTACAGCTCGTGCGTCAGATACCTTGGGCGCACGGAATCGATGATCTCGCGGACCCTCGGGCTGGTGAACGGCCTGTGCTGGTCGATTTCGGACGCACGCTTGTAAGCGCGGGCGGTGAACTCCTTCCAGGATTCGCCGTCATGCCTGCCGTCGTCCTTTATCGAGCGCCTGAAGTCCCCGGAGAGGCTCAGTTGCAGGTGCACGGTCATGATGCGGTCGTCCATGTCCAATGGGTACCTGTCCGTTATGGCGAGGACGGCGTCGACGGCATCGTCCTCCCTGTCGAGCCCGTCTATCGTGTTCATCAGGTGCCCGGTGTCAAGGGTGAACCCCCAGTTGTCGAACTCCAGCTTCCGCTCGAGGACCTTCCATTCGCCCGGGCCGCGGAGCTTGAGGCCTTCCCACCACAGGTTCTCGAACGCCAGCGTGAACGGGGGCTCCCCCAGGGGGAAGGGGCTTACAACCCGGTTCATCAGCTCGGCGAAATCCTCAATGATGCGCAGGTCGTCGCTCTCGTGCTTCCTCTTCAGGACCTGCCTCATGTCCGTGTTGCCGGCATGCATGACCCCGTACGCTGGCTTGACCGCGGCGGCATAGCGGATGGCCTTCCTGACCGTGGAGACCATCTCATCCCTGTCCCTGCCGAACGAGAAGTAGGTGAGGTCCTCGCCTTCCGTCCCCTCGTAGGAACGGCCTTCCCATGCGCTGTGCCAATCGATCGCATAAGGCAGATGGACGGAGGCTATGCCGGGGACCCCGACGTACTCCCTGCCGACGGGGGAGACCAGCGTGAAGAGCTCCAGCCCCCCGATCCCCATCCCTGCC
Coding sequences within:
- a CDS encoding TIM barrel protein, producing the protein MKHLHSWSVFEPLADVPGEGPLGDRLAGMGIGGLELFTLVSPVGREYVGVPGIASVHLPYAIDWHSAWEGRSYEGTEGEDLTYFSFGRDRDEMVSTVRKAIRYAAAVKPAYGVMHAGNTDMRQVLKRKHESDDLRIIEDFAELMNRVVSPFPLGEPPFTLAFENLWWEGLKLRGPGEWKVLERKLEFDNWGFTLDTGHLMNTIDGLDREDDAVDAVLAITDRYPLDMDDRIMTVHLQLSLSGDFRRSIKDDGRHDGESWKEFTARAYKRASEIDQHRPFTSPRVREIIDSVRPRYLTHELYGSGSGDRWGDLSRQRSLFP